The following proteins come from a genomic window of Anopheles ziemanni chromosome 3, idAnoZiCoDA_A2_x.2, whole genome shotgun sequence:
- the LOC131284151 gene encoding uncharacterized protein LOC131284151: protein MACSSEIVGLFLIMTLLVCAFESHPVPDHAKIRIHVPIKHHTHLHTKTVVKTVHVGIPVKNVKSHDDEHGWEYGKKKKGASSYLSYL, encoded by the exons ATGGCGTGTTCCAGCGAA ATTGTTGGCCTTTTCCTCATCATGACGCTGCTCGTTTGCGCCTTCGAAAGCCACCCAGTGCCTGATCATGCCAA GATTCGTATCCACGTGCCCATCAAACATCACACGCATCTGCACACGAAAACGGTCGTGAAAACGGTCCACGTCGGGATTCCGGTAAAAAACGTAAAATCACACGACGACGAACACGGCTGGGAGTatggaaagaagaagaagggtgCCTCCAGCTACCTGTCGTATCTGTGA
- the LOC131287807 gene encoding toll-interacting protein-like, whose product MEEVTPRSNEYWKRAYLGPLPDEFLRVTTAQDIQEVSDRQAALALQNIQNSYTPYMAPNFVGRLSITVAQAKLVKNYGITRMDPYVRLRVGHFVYETQTATNGGRNPRWNRVIHCQLPAGVDTISLELYDECNFSMDELIAWAEIRIPQSVLRGETLEEWFPLSGKQGEGLEGSIDMVMSFNNVVVQPRMIQTNAPVVLVPNVASGTRMPVFVAPNQPQVARPPPVLSEEDLTRIHEMFPQIDKEVIKSVAVANNQDRDAVINALLQMSS is encoded by the exons ATGGAAGAAGTGACTCCACGATCCAACGAATACTGGAAACGA GCTTATCTCGGCCCGCTGCCGGATGAGTTTCTACGTGTTACGACGGCACAGGACATTCAGGAAGTTTCGGACAGACAGGCGGCTTTGGCGctacaaaatattcaaaactcCTACACGCCGTACATG GCTCCCAACTTTGTCGGTCGTTTGAGCATCACCGTCGCGCAAGCGAAGCTGGTTAAAAACTATGGCATCACAAGAATGGACCCGTATGTTCGCCTCCGAGTGGGGCACTTCGTGTACGAAACTCAAACGGCAACGAACGGTGGTAGGAATCCACGCTGGAACCGTGTCATTCACTGCCAGCTACCGGCCGGAGTCGATACGATCTCCCTTGAGTTGTATGATGAATGTAACTTTTCCATGGACGAGCTGATTGCTTGGGCCGAAATACGCATTCCACAGTCGGTGCTGCGGGGAGAAACCCTGGAAGAATGGTTTCCGCTTAGCGGAAAGCAAGGCGAGGGCCTCGAAGGTAGCATCGATATGGTGATGAGCTTTAAT AATGTCGTCGTTCAGCCTCGAATGATACAAACCAATGCACCGGTTGTGTTGGTCCCAAATGTCGCAAGTGGCACACGGATGCCTGTTTTTGTCGCCCCAAATCAGCCGCAAGTAGCCCGTCCTCCTCCTGTACTCTCCGAGGAAGATTTGACCCGCATTCATGAGATGTTTCCGCAGATTGATAAAGAAGTCATTAAATCAGTTGCAGTGGCTAACAACCAAGACCGGGATGCGGTCATCAATGCGTTGCTACAGATGAGTAGCTAA